In Mycolicibacterium nivoides, the DNA window CGACATTCCCCCTTATCGTCGGGATCGCACCACGAACAGTGCAACCCCGGCATCAAGCGGGCATGACAATCACAGTCGGTCAAACCCTCCGCTATGGCCTCCCCATGTCGACCCTTTCCACTCTTAAACTCCCGGTAACGGTTACGGTGCGGGACCGCCGCATTAGACCGGCGTAGCTCCTGCCGATACCTGGCTGCCGCCTTGCTCACGGTTCTTCTCCCAACACGAGTAATGACCCTGCGGGCCGGACGGCTTACCGCAGAACGCGCAGTGCATACCGACACACTGCCAAGGCCCCTCCGGTGTCAGAGACATGACCCGGCAGCCGAAATGCTCGCCGCCGGGCATGAACTCCGCATGGTCCGCGACCACGGTCACTTAAGCCACCGCTTAGCCGCGCGATCCATATTCAGCTCCGACACGTTATTCGCCAACGTGCCCCGCCAATGACCGGGACCATCCACACCCTTAGGGGCAGGGACATACACCTGCTTATTGTCCAGCAGAGCGCCCACAATCACTTGGTGCAGCATATTAGGCTGCGCTACAGGCTTCATTAAACCGGCCTCAATTCCGTCGTTCCCCGAATACGCTTACCGCGCGAAGTCGCCCCACAGTCCTTGCAGCGGTACATCTGATAGATACCCGCCGAAGTGACGTAAGCCTTCACGCCGTCTTTCTTCAAGTTTTCGCTATTGCACTTAACGCAACGCTCAATACCGTCATCAACCGTGTCCTCATACAAGGCCAGGTTCAGATCAGTCCGGTAAGGCAGGTGCGTCTCAAACAGACGGGCAGTCAGCTCTACGTCATGTTCGTTGTACTCGCGCATAATCTTCTGCGCTGCGCGCTTCTCAGCCCGCGTACCGTGCCTAATATCCCACCAGAGGTCACTCCCTCCGTGGTGAACCTTGCGGTCCTTAAGGATCATGCGGGACGACCAATCGAGCTTCATGCTCATCAGCCCGCCCTTGAACCAGCGGCGCACCGTCTTAATCAAGTCAACCGACTTGTACGGCAGCGGACGGCCCATGCCTAGGCGCAGGAACTCAGCCTCAAGCCATTGCAAGTCGAAGCGGTCCCCGTTCCACGTGACAACGATGTCGGCGCTATCCAGCGCATCCCACATCACCTGCATCATGGTTCGGTAAGCGGCCTCGTCGTTGTCGTCCCAAGCGGCCTTGAACATCACGCGATCCTCACCGCGCCACTTAGCAGCCCAGCACAGGACACGTGTAGG includes these proteins:
- a CDS encoding ribonuclease H-like domain-containing protein, which produces MSARVLILDIETQRAIVETFGLFKQFIGIDQVQVPTRVLCWAAKWRGEDRVMFKAAWDDNDEAAYRTMMQVMWDALDSADIVVTWNGDRFDLQWLEAEFLRLGMGRPLPYKSVDLIKTVRRWFKGGLMSMKLDWSSRMILKDRKVHHGGSDLWWDIRHGTRAEKRAAQKIMREYNEHDVELTARLFETHLPYRTDLNLALYEDTVDDGIERCVKCNSENLKKDGVKAYVTSAGIYQMYRCKDCGATSRGKRIRGTTELRPV